A region from the Drosophila ananassae strain 14024-0371.13 chromosome 2L, ASM1763931v2, whole genome shotgun sequence genome encodes:
- the LOC6505978 gene encoding calcium-binding mitochondrial carrier protein Aralar1 isoform X2, translating into MPLNKNSINTPSLLKRASTEKLREVFQKYASIQKNGEHYMTSEDFVRNFLGLFSESAFNDESVRLFAGIADTSKDGLISFSEFQAFEGLLCTPDALYRTAFQLFDRQGNGTVSYADFADVVQKTDLHSKIPFSLDGPFIKRYFGDKKQRLINYAEFTQLLHDFHEEHAMEAFRSKDPAGTGFISPLDFQDIIVKVKRHLLTPNVKDNLVSVTEGHKVSFPYFMAFTSLLNNMELIKQVYLQATQGSRTDMVTKDQILQAAQPLSQITPLEVDILFHLAGAVHQAGRIDYSDLNSIAPEHYTKHITHRLTEIKAVESPADRSAFIQVLESSYRFTLGSFAGAVGATVVYPIDLVKTRMQNQRAGSYIGEVAYRNSWDCFKKVIRHEGFMGLYRGLLPQLMGVAPEKAIKLTVNDLVRDKLTDKKGNIPTWAEVLAGGCAGASQVVFTNPLEIVKIRLQVAGEIASGSKIRAWSVVRELGLFGLYKGARACLLRDVPFSAIYFPTYAHTKAMMADKDGYNHPLTLLAAGAIAGVPAASLVTPADVIKTRLQVVARSGQTTYTGVWDATKKIMAEEGPRAFWKGTAARVFRSSPQFGVTLVTYELLQRLFYVDFGGTQPKGSEGHKITTPLETAAEKVSTEKVDHIGGYRAAVPLLAGVESKFGLYLPRFGRGVATPSTATGS; encoded by the exons GAATCGGTGCGCCTGTTCGCTGGCATTGCCGATACGAGCAAGGATGGACTCATCTCGTTTTCGGAATTCCAGGCCTTCGAGGGTCTACTGTGCACCCCCGATGCCCTCTACAGGACCGCCTTCCAGCTGTTTGACCGTCAGGGAAATGGCACCGTCTCCTATG CTGACTTTGCTGATGTCGTACAAAAAACCGATCTGCACTCAAAGATACCTTTTAGCTTAGATGGACCTTTTATTAAGCGTTACTTCGGTGAT AAGAAACAACGCCTTATCAACTATGCTGAGTTCACGCAACTGCTGCACGACTTCCACGAGGAACATGCAATGGAGGCTTTCCGCAGCAAGGATCCAGCTGGCACTGGATTCATCTCCCCCTTGGACTTCCAGGACATAATCGTTAAGGTCAAGCGGCATTTACTGACGCCCAACGTCAAGGACAACCTTGTATCG GTAACTGAGGGTCACAAAGTGAGCTTCCCGTATTTCATGGCATTTACCTCGCTGCTGAACAACATGGAACTGATTAAGCAGGTTTACCTGCAAGCCACCCAAGGAAGTCGCACTGACATGGTCACCAAGGATCAAATCCTGCAGGCCGCCCAGCCCTTAAGCCAGATCACTCCTCTGGAGGTGGACATCCTCTTCCATTTGGCCGGAGCTGTTCACCAGGCGGG CCGTATTGACTACAGCGACCTGAACAGCATTGCTCCAGAGCACTACACGAAGCATATCACTCACCGCCTCACGGAAATCAAGGCTGTGGAGAGTCCTGCCGATCGATCTGCCTTCATTCAGGTGCTGGAGAGCTCCTATCGCTTCACCCTCGGATCCTTTGCAGGCG CTGTCGGTGCCACGGTGGTGTATCCTATTGATTTGGTCAAGACCCGCATGCAGAATCAGCGAGCGGGCTCTTATATTGGTGAAGTGGCCTACAGAAACTCCTGGGATTGTTTCAAGAAG GTAATCCGTCACGAGGGCTTTATGGGCCTGTACAGAGGCCTGCTGCCCCAGCTGATGGGCGTGGCACCGGAAAAGGCCATCAAGCTGACGGTTAACGATTTGGTCAGAGACAAGCTGACCGATAAGAAGGGCAACATTCCCACATGGGCGGAGGTACTGGCCGGCGGTTGTGCCGGTGCATCCCAGGTGGTGTTCACCAATCCCCTGGAGATCGTCAAGATTCGCCTGCAGGTGGCGGGTGAGATCGCCAGTGGATCGAAGATTCGCGCCTGGTCTGTGGTGCGGGAGCTGGGACTCTTCGGTCTCTACAAGGGAGCCAGAGCCTGTCTGCTGCGCGATGTGCCGTTCTCGGCCATCTACTTCCCTACCTATGCTCACACCAAGGCCATGATGGCCGACAAGGATGGGTACAATCACCCACTGACTCTGCTGGCTGCCGGTGCCATTGCTGGTGTTCCGGCCGCCTCGCTCGTCACACCCGCCGACGTCATTAAGACCCGCCTCCAGGTGGTGGCCCGTAGCGGCCAAACAACGTATACGGGCGTCTGGGATGCCACCAAGAAGATCATGGCAGAGGAGGGACCACGCGCCTTCTGGAAGGGCACAGCCG CCCGTGTCTTCCGCTCATCGCCTCAGTTTGGTGTGACCCTGGTGACCTATGAGCTGCTGCAGCGACTCTTCTACGTGGACTTTGGCGGCACTCAGCCGAAGGGCTCGGAGGGTCACAAGATCACCACACCGCTGGAGACGGCGGCCGAGAAGGTCAGCACCGAGAAGGTCGATCACATCGGCGGCTACAGGGCGGCAGTTCCTCTTCTGGCCGGAGTCGAGTCCAAGTTCGGCCTCTACCTGCCGCGATTCGGGCGGGGAGTAGCCACGCCCT
- the LOC6505978 gene encoding calcium-binding mitochondrial carrier protein Aralar1 isoform X3 — translation MYIQEETPSLLKRASTEKLREVFQKYASIQKNGEHYMTSEDFVRNFLGLFSESAFNDESVRLFAGIADTSKDGLISFSEFQAFEGLLCTPDALYRTAFQLFDRQGNGTVSYADFADVVQKTDLHSKIPFSLDGPFIKRYFGDKKQRLINYAEFTQLLHDFHEEHAMEAFRSKDPAGTGFISPLDFQDIIVKVKRHLLTPNVKDNLVSVTEGHKVSFPYFMAFTSLLNNMELIKQVYLQATQGSRTDMVTKDQILQAAQPLSQITPLEVDILFHLAGAVHQAGRIDYSDLNSIAPEHYTKHITHRLTEIKAVESPADRSAFIQVLESSYRFTLGSFAGAVGATVVYPIDLVKTRMQNQRAGSYIGEVAYRNSWDCFKKVIRHEGFMGLYRGLLPQLMGVAPEKAIKLTVNDLVRDKLTDKKGNIPTWAEVLAGGCAGASQVVFTNPLEIVKIRLQVAGEIASGSKIRAWSVVRELGLFGLYKGARACLLRDVPFSAIYFPTYAHTKAMMADKDGYNHPLTLLAAGAIAGVPAASLVTPADVIKTRLQVVARSGQTTYTGVWDATKKIMAEEGPRAFWKGTAARVFRSSPQFGVTLVTYELLQRLFYVDFGGTQPKGSEGHKITTPLETAAEKVSTEKVDHIGGYRAAVPLLAGVESKFGLYLPRFGRGVATPSTATGS, via the exons GAATCGGTGCGCCTGTTCGCTGGCATTGCCGATACGAGCAAGGATGGACTCATCTCGTTTTCGGAATTCCAGGCCTTCGAGGGTCTACTGTGCACCCCCGATGCCCTCTACAGGACCGCCTTCCAGCTGTTTGACCGTCAGGGAAATGGCACCGTCTCCTATG CTGACTTTGCTGATGTCGTACAAAAAACCGATCTGCACTCAAAGATACCTTTTAGCTTAGATGGACCTTTTATTAAGCGTTACTTCGGTGAT AAGAAACAACGCCTTATCAACTATGCTGAGTTCACGCAACTGCTGCACGACTTCCACGAGGAACATGCAATGGAGGCTTTCCGCAGCAAGGATCCAGCTGGCACTGGATTCATCTCCCCCTTGGACTTCCAGGACATAATCGTTAAGGTCAAGCGGCATTTACTGACGCCCAACGTCAAGGACAACCTTGTATCG GTAACTGAGGGTCACAAAGTGAGCTTCCCGTATTTCATGGCATTTACCTCGCTGCTGAACAACATGGAACTGATTAAGCAGGTTTACCTGCAAGCCACCCAAGGAAGTCGCACTGACATGGTCACCAAGGATCAAATCCTGCAGGCCGCCCAGCCCTTAAGCCAGATCACTCCTCTGGAGGTGGACATCCTCTTCCATTTGGCCGGAGCTGTTCACCAGGCGGG CCGTATTGACTACAGCGACCTGAACAGCATTGCTCCAGAGCACTACACGAAGCATATCACTCACCGCCTCACGGAAATCAAGGCTGTGGAGAGTCCTGCCGATCGATCTGCCTTCATTCAGGTGCTGGAGAGCTCCTATCGCTTCACCCTCGGATCCTTTGCAGGCG CTGTCGGTGCCACGGTGGTGTATCCTATTGATTTGGTCAAGACCCGCATGCAGAATCAGCGAGCGGGCTCTTATATTGGTGAAGTGGCCTACAGAAACTCCTGGGATTGTTTCAAGAAG GTAATCCGTCACGAGGGCTTTATGGGCCTGTACAGAGGCCTGCTGCCCCAGCTGATGGGCGTGGCACCGGAAAAGGCCATCAAGCTGACGGTTAACGATTTGGTCAGAGACAAGCTGACCGATAAGAAGGGCAACATTCCCACATGGGCGGAGGTACTGGCCGGCGGTTGTGCCGGTGCATCCCAGGTGGTGTTCACCAATCCCCTGGAGATCGTCAAGATTCGCCTGCAGGTGGCGGGTGAGATCGCCAGTGGATCGAAGATTCGCGCCTGGTCTGTGGTGCGGGAGCTGGGACTCTTCGGTCTCTACAAGGGAGCCAGAGCCTGTCTGCTGCGCGATGTGCCGTTCTCGGCCATCTACTTCCCTACCTATGCTCACACCAAGGCCATGATGGCCGACAAGGATGGGTACAATCACCCACTGACTCTGCTGGCTGCCGGTGCCATTGCTGGTGTTCCGGCCGCCTCGCTCGTCACACCCGCCGACGTCATTAAGACCCGCCTCCAGGTGGTGGCCCGTAGCGGCCAAACAACGTATACGGGCGTCTGGGATGCCACCAAGAAGATCATGGCAGAGGAGGGACCACGCGCCTTCTGGAAGGGCACAGCCG CCCGTGTCTTCCGCTCATCGCCTCAGTTTGGTGTGACCCTGGTGACCTATGAGCTGCTGCAGCGACTCTTCTACGTGGACTTTGGCGGCACTCAGCCGAAGGGCTCGGAGGGTCACAAGATCACCACACCGCTGGAGACGGCGGCCGAGAAGGTCAGCACCGAGAAGGTCGATCACATCGGCGGCTACAGGGCGGCAGTTCCTCTTCTGGCCGGAGTCGAGTCCAAGTTCGGCCTCTACCTGCCGCGATTCGGGCGGGGAGTAGCCACGCCCT